In one Bradyrhizobium cosmicum genomic region, the following are encoded:
- a CDS encoding branched-chain amino acid ABC transporter permease: MDLSLIIMQLLSGIALGAVLVITALGLTIVFGMLGVVNFAHGALFMIGAYAGLYLASLTGSFWWGLLLAPILIGAFGMLIEFVLIRRLYGRSIDDPLLLTFGLSYILVEGVRIVFGSDGIPFPTPPQLVGVLDLGIGFFPRYRLFVIALVAVVLLALWLTLEKTRVGLIVRAGARDPTIMQVLGVDIGRVWLAIFGLGVGLAALGGVLAGPMRSVNPEMGSLVLAEAFVVTVIGGLGSIVGAVVAGLMVGISISLVALFAPEMATIVMFALMAVVLLIRPEGLFGVRGRTA; this comes from the coding sequence ATGGACCTGTCGCTGATCATCATGCAGCTTCTCTCCGGGATCGCGCTTGGCGCGGTCCTGGTGATCACTGCGCTTGGACTGACGATCGTGTTCGGCATGCTGGGGGTGGTCAATTTCGCCCATGGCGCGCTGTTCATGATCGGGGCCTATGCGGGGCTGTATCTGGCATCGCTCACCGGAAGCTTCTGGTGGGGGTTGCTGCTCGCGCCCATCTTGATCGGCGCCTTCGGCATGCTGATCGAATTCGTCCTGATCCGCAGGCTCTATGGACGCTCGATCGACGATCCGTTGCTGCTCACCTTCGGCCTCAGCTACATCCTGGTCGAGGGCGTGCGCATCGTGTTCGGCAGCGACGGTATTCCGTTTCCGACGCCGCCGCAGCTGGTCGGCGTGCTTGATCTCGGCATCGGCTTCTTCCCGCGCTACCGGTTGTTCGTCATCGCGCTGGTCGCCGTGGTGTTGCTGGCGCTCTGGCTCACGCTGGAGAAGACCCGCGTCGGCCTGATCGTGCGCGCCGGCGCTCGCGATCCCACCATCATGCAGGTGCTCGGTGTCGATATCGGACGGGTCTGGCTTGCGATCTTCGGGCTGGGGGTCGGGTTGGCCGCGCTGGGCGGCGTGCTCGCGGGGCCCATGCGCAGCGTCAATCCGGAGATGGGCTCGCTGGTGCTGGCGGAGGCTTTCGTGGTGACCGTGATCGGCGGCCTCGGCTCGATCGTCGGCGCGGTCGTGGCCGGCCTGATGGTCGGCATTTCCATCAGCCTGGTCGCGCTGTTCGCCCCTGAAATGGCGACCATCGTGATGTTCGCGCTGATGGCGGTGGTGCTGCTGATCCGTCCGGAGGGCCTGTTCGGCGTGAGAGGGAGGACCGCGTGA
- a CDS encoding branched-chain amino acid ABC transporter permease: MTSPSSGEAVAKPGSSGLTWLLEQRVLLSIAVLAVLPWLLPSQALAVNVLIYGVVVMGYNLLFGYTGLLSFGQAAFFGAGAYFTGIAIGRYGMPWFAAVPIAVLLSTCLAAAIGMVSTRTRGIYFSMVTLALAQLVYYVALQASSFTGGENGLRGFTVDRISLFGFQVNFLDPVNKYYVLMAFAALAMWFQSRILNSPFGAVIEAIRENEQRARACGYDVERSKLIVFMLSGAISSLGGCMLALHLSIVPLDLLHYQTSGMIVMMVLLGGARSFFGPFVGAASFLILEDVISLWTPHWQIFVGAIFVLFVLFLPKGIWGTMLDALGIGKARP; the protein is encoded by the coding sequence GTGACGTCACCATCGAGCGGCGAAGCGGTCGCCAAACCGGGGTCCAGCGGGCTCACCTGGCTCCTCGAGCAGCGCGTGCTGCTGTCGATTGCGGTGCTGGCCGTGCTGCCCTGGCTACTGCCGTCGCAGGCGCTCGCCGTCAACGTCCTGATCTACGGTGTCGTGGTGATGGGCTACAATCTGCTGTTCGGCTACACCGGGCTGCTGTCGTTCGGCCAGGCGGCGTTCTTCGGCGCGGGCGCCTACTTCACCGGCATTGCAATCGGCCGCTACGGCATGCCCTGGTTTGCCGCGGTACCGATCGCCGTCCTTCTCAGCACCTGCCTCGCCGCCGCGATCGGCATGGTCTCGACTCGCACCCGGGGCATCTATTTCTCCATGGTGACGCTGGCGCTGGCGCAGCTGGTCTATTACGTCGCGCTGCAGGCCTCCTCCTTCACCGGCGGCGAGAACGGCCTGCGCGGATTCACGGTCGACCGCATCAGTCTCTTCGGCTTTCAGGTCAACTTCCTCGACCCCGTCAACAAATATTACGTGCTGATGGCCTTCGCGGCGCTGGCGATGTGGTTCCAGTCCCGCATCCTGAATTCGCCGTTCGGCGCCGTGATCGAGGCGATCCGCGAGAACGAGCAGCGGGCGCGGGCCTGCGGCTATGACGTCGAACGCAGCAAGCTGATCGTGTTCATGCTGTCGGGCGCGATCTCTTCGCTCGGCGGCTGCATGCTGGCGCTGCATCTGTCGATCGTGCCGCTGGACCTCCTGCACTACCAGACCTCCGGCATGATCGTGATGATGGTGCTGCTCGGCGGCGCGCGTAGCTTCTTCGGGCCCTTCGTTGGGGCGGCGAGCTTCCTGATCCTCGAGGACGTCATCTCGCTCTGGACGCCGCATTGGCAGATCTTCGTCGGCGCGATCTTCGTCCTGTTCGTGCTGTTCCTGCCCAAGGGCATCTGGGGCACGATGCTCGACGCCCTGGGCATCGGAAAGGCGCGGCCATGA
- a CDS encoding ABC transporter ATP-binding protein: protein MNGELLRVEGIGKRFGGFTALEGITVSFAAGQLTSIIGPNGAGKSTFFNILSGALTPTSGKLHFRGHELSGLPQHRFVHQGISRSYQITNIFPDLSVHENVRVAAQALTVSYDIWRNRARLTELNARADAALDAVGLLSRRGELAKFLSHGQQRALEIAIALVSEPELLLLDEPTAGMGPEETKDMVALLERLAEKRTVLLVEHKMKMVLGLSKRVVVLHHGRLLADGAPDEIRSNPEVRRVYLGQSEGYG from the coding sequence ATGAACGGCGAACTGCTTCGCGTCGAGGGGATCGGCAAGCGCTTTGGCGGATTCACAGCGCTCGAGGGCATCACGGTGTCCTTTGCCGCGGGGCAGCTCACTTCGATCATCGGGCCGAACGGCGCCGGCAAGAGCACGTTCTTCAACATCCTCTCCGGCGCGTTGACCCCAACATCGGGCAAGCTGCACTTCAGGGGACACGAGCTGAGCGGCTTGCCGCAGCACCGTTTCGTGCATCAGGGCATCTCACGGTCCTATCAGATCACCAACATCTTCCCGGACCTGTCCGTGCACGAGAACGTCCGCGTCGCGGCGCAGGCGCTGACCGTGAGCTACGACATCTGGCGCAACCGCGCCCGGCTGACCGAGCTGAATGCGCGCGCCGATGCTGCGCTCGACGCCGTCGGGCTGCTCTCCAGGCGCGGCGAACTTGCAAAGTTCCTGTCGCACGGCCAGCAGCGTGCGCTGGAGATCGCGATCGCGCTGGTCTCCGAGCCCGAGCTACTGTTGCTGGACGAGCCGACCGCGGGCATGGGGCCTGAAGAGACCAAGGACATGGTCGCGTTGCTCGAACGTCTGGCCGAGAAGCGCACCGTCCTCCTCGTCGAGCACAAGATGAAGATGGTGCTGGGCCTGTCCAAGCGCGTCGTGGTGCTGCACCACGGCCGGCTGCTGGCCGACGGCGCGCCCGACGAGATCAGGAGCAACCCGGAAGTCCGCCGGGTCTACCTCGGACAGAGTGAAGGCTATGGCTGA
- a CDS encoding ABC transporter ATP-binding protein — translation MAETALLEINDLHAWYGASHILHGISLHVNPGEVVALVGRNGAGKTTTLRAMMGLMPKTTGRVRFAGRELLSLRAHQRFHLGLAYVPEERRIVPGLSVRENLRLGLVAAGSDIEERAAIDEIAETFPRLRERLDQDGVTLSGGEQQMLAIARALIAKPRMILLDEPSEGIMPVLVEEMGVLFRRLRDEGKTLLLVEQNVEWALRLADRAVIIDQGEVVHESSAAALLADKDIQERYCAV, via the coding sequence ATGGCTGAGACCGCGCTGCTCGAAATCAATGATCTCCACGCCTGGTACGGCGCGAGTCACATCCTCCACGGCATCTCCCTGCACGTGAATCCGGGCGAAGTGGTCGCTCTCGTCGGCCGCAACGGCGCCGGCAAGACCACGACCCTGCGGGCCATGATGGGTCTGATGCCGAAGACCACGGGTCGCGTGCGCTTTGCTGGCAGGGAGCTGCTGTCGCTCCGCGCCCATCAGCGTTTTCATCTCGGTCTGGCATACGTGCCGGAGGAGCGCCGCATCGTTCCCGGACTCTCCGTGCGCGAGAACCTTCGTCTCGGCCTCGTCGCGGCCGGAAGCGATATCGAGGAGCGCGCCGCGATCGACGAGATTGCCGAGACCTTCCCACGCCTCAGGGAGCGCCTTGATCAGGACGGCGTCACGCTGTCGGGAGGCGAGCAGCAGATGCTGGCGATCGCCCGCGCGTTGATCGCCAAGCCAAGAATGATCCTGCTCGACGAGCCCTCGGAAGGCATCATGCCTGTCCTGGTCGAGGAGATGGGCGTGCTGTTCCGCCGCCTGCGCGACGAAGGCAAGACGCTGCTGCTGGTCGAGCAGAACGTCGAATGGGCGCTGCGGCTCGCCGACCGTGCCGTGATCATCGATCAGGGCGAAGTGGTGCATGAGAGCAGCGCCGCCGCGCTGCTGGCCGACAAGGACATCCAGGAGCGCTACTGCGCGGTGTGA